In Candidatus Binatia bacterium, the genomic window TGGTACGAGTCACCCCCGCCAACGCTCGGACAGCACAACCGGGAGGTTTTGAGCGCCTCTTTGGGCCTGTCGCCGGACGAGCTGGATTCTCTCGAAGAACAGGGAGTCATTTCTTCCAAGCTGGGTTGAAGCGCTGCTCTCGGATCTCGGGTTCTTCGGGGCTGGTGGCGTGCCCGCGAAGATCCCTTTCCCCCGCGAGTGACGCGCGACGATCGCGGGCAATGCATGATTTGGTGATTCACGGCGGGACCGTTGTTAACTGCCGAATGCGAAGCCTTCTTCAGATGCCTCGTTCGACCCGTCGTTGGCGGGCAAGTTCGCCCGCGACTAGTTCGCCCGCCTTGTAGCTGGAGCGGATCAGCGGTCCTGCTGCCACATCCAGAAATCCCATGGATTTGCCGATTTCGGCCAATTCATCAAAAGCCTGTGGCTCGATGAAGTCTCGAACCGGAGCGTGGTTGGGCGAAGGGCGCAGGTATTGTCCCAGGGTCAGAATCTCGACATCGGCCTGTCGAAGCTGTTCCATCGCCTCGAGGATCTCGGCATGCGTCTCGCCGAGGCCGAGCATCAGAGATGATTTGGTGATGACACCGGGCATCGCGGCGCGAGCGCCGGCGAGTGTTCGCAAGGACCGCTCGAAGCTGCAGCGTGGATCGCGAATCTTGCGCTGCAGGCGGTGGACGACTTCCACGTTGTGGGCGAGAACATCCGGTTGCGCCGCCATCAAGGTGGCGAGGCTGTCGTCGGTATAATCAGGAATCAGTGTTTCGACGATCACCTCGGGGTCGCTTTTGTGAATTGCGGAAATGCAGGCCGCGTAGTGGCTGGCGCCGCCATCCGGAAGGTCGTCCCGGTCGACACTGGTGATGACCACGTAGCCTAGTTTCAATTGAGAGATAGCCTCGGCGACGTGGTCTGGTTCGGTCGGGTCCGGCGGTGCGGCTCGATCCACGGTCCGTACCGCGCAGAAGCGGCAGCGACGGGTGCATTCGTCGCCGAGGACCATGATCGTCATGGTGGCTTGCGGGCCCGACCAGCATTCACCGACGTTGGGGCAGCGAGCCTCGGCGCAAACGGTGTGTAGTTTGAGCTTTCTGGTCAGGCTCTGAAGGCGTTTATAGCCCTCTCCGCCAGGGAGCGGCACCTTCAGCCAGGAGGGTTTTTTCTCCTGAATTCGGGGAATTTTTGGGCTGATCGTGGTGGCCACAGCTTGAGTTTACCCCCAGCAAGGCGACAGGTCGAATCGACCTGCTCTGGTGAGAAAACCGTCGAATTTCTCTTAAGAAAGGGTCTTACCGCTGATCGACGCGTAGGCTAGACTCCAAAGCTGTCGTGTCGGCCTGAGCTGTCTTGTTCCATCCGACGCACCACGGTTAAATCTCCATTGAAAAAAAATCTAAAAAGACTTTTCCGAACTCTGTCCCTGGGATGCGCTTTTGCGGTGGCATTTGCGTGCGCCAATCCCGATCAGGTTCAGGCGCAGTCGAACCAAGTGCCTGCCGAGCGCCTCAGAATTGGTTCGGAAATCTTCGCCGACGGCATGGTCCTCCAGCGTGGAATGCCGATCCGCGTATGGGGCT contains:
- the lipA gene encoding lipoyl synthase, translating into MATTISPKIPRIQEKKPSWLKVPLPGGEGYKRLQSLTRKLKLHTVCAEARCPNVGECWSGPQATMTIMVLGDECTRRCRFCAVRTVDRAAPPDPTEPDHVAEAISQLKLGYVVITSVDRDDLPDGGASHYAACISAIHKSDPEVIVETLIPDYTDDSLATLMAAQPDVLAHNVEVVHRLQRKIRDPRCSFERSLRTLAGARAAMPGVITKSSLMLGLGETHAEILEAMEQLRQADVEILTLGQYLRPSPNHAPVRDFIEPQAFDELAEIGKSMGFLDVAAGPLIRSSYKAGELVAGELARQRRVERGI